In Streptomyces sp. NBC_01408, one DNA window encodes the following:
- a CDS encoding ABC transporter permease, which yields MGRYVARRLGQMVITLIGATMVLFTCLFVLPGDPVGSIAGSDKARDPAVVAELRVRYGLDKSLPEQYVNYVKKVATGDLGEDYIQRREVSEILGPKLANTAKLAAFAIVLISIFGMGVGIIAALYRYSALDVTTTFLTTALVGFPTFVIGFLLKKYLALELGWLPIDGDSFDALILPALTLALVDIAFVARLTRGTMLEVLRADYVKTAVAKGLPRRRVLFKHVLRNSVIPVVTYLGIAFGALLGGALITETIFNWDGAGLALVQAVQQQNNPIVIGVVTYSVGIFIVLSLLVDMLYAALDPRIRLS from the coding sequence ATGGGAAGGTACGTCGCCCGTCGCCTCGGGCAGATGGTCATCACGCTCATCGGCGCGACCATGGTTCTGTTCACGTGTCTGTTCGTGCTCCCCGGGGACCCCGTGGGCTCGATCGCGGGCAGTGACAAGGCACGTGACCCCGCGGTGGTCGCCGAGCTCCGTGTGCGCTACGGACTCGACAAGTCCCTGCCCGAGCAGTATGTGAACTACGTGAAGAAGGTCGCGACCGGTGACCTCGGAGAGGACTACATCCAGCGCCGCGAGGTCTCCGAGATCCTCGGTCCGAAGTTGGCCAACACCGCAAAGCTGGCCGCTTTCGCGATCGTTCTCATCTCCATCTTCGGCATGGGTGTGGGCATCATCGCCGCGCTGTACAGATACAGCGCACTCGACGTCACCACGACGTTCTTGACCACCGCGCTGGTCGGCTTCCCCACCTTCGTCATCGGCTTCCTCCTGAAGAAGTACCTTGCGCTGGAGCTAGGGTGGTTGCCCATCGATGGGGACTCCTTCGACGCGCTGATCCTTCCCGCGCTCACCCTGGCCCTGGTCGACATCGCCTTCGTGGCCCGTCTCACCCGCGGCACCATGCTGGAGGTGCTGCGCGCGGACTACGTCAAGACCGCGGTGGCCAAGGGCCTGCCGCGCCGACGGGTGCTGTTCAAGCACGTCCTGCGCAACTCGGTCATCCCCGTCGTGACCTACCTGGGCATCGCCTTCGGCGCCCTGCTCGGCGGCGCGCTGATCACCGAGACGATCTTCAACTGGGACGGTGCCGGTCTGGCGCTGGTCCAGGCGGTGCAGCAGCAGAACAACCCGATCGTGATCGGCGTGGTCACCTACAGCGTCGGCATCTTCATTGTTCTCAGCCTCCTCGTCGACATGCTCTACGCAGCACTCGACCCGCGCATCCGCCTCAGCTGA